Proteins encoded by one window of Puniceicoccus vermicola:
- a CDS encoding glycosyltransferase family 2 protein, producing the protein MPKLPISVCMIVRNEADRLVKSLPPLEAFAELCVLDSESTDNSVSLCQAAGASVTIHPWEGFSAARRRVFSSATQPWLLWIDADEILTSEFIAELWHLFRDGEPQHVAYQVNRRVCFEGQWISHGDWFPDWNVRLFRENVWQMPERLLHESLEITGSIGKLNSVIEHHSFRSWDDFYSRSKRYARLWAEEHLRRRSPRFGEAKLRGLWRFFHGYVLKRGFLDGKLGFKIAYANGVGVTEKYRALIALKRERNLR; encoded by the coding sequence ATGCCAAAATTACCTATATCAGTCTGTATGATTGTCCGAAATGAGGCAGACCGTTTGGTGAAAAGTTTACCACCTTTGGAGGCGTTTGCGGAGCTGTGTGTGCTGGATTCGGAGAGCACGGATAATTCGGTTAGCCTTTGTCAGGCGGCGGGAGCATCGGTGACAATTCATCCGTGGGAAGGCTTTTCGGCGGCACGGCGTAGGGTTTTTTCCAGTGCGACTCAGCCGTGGTTATTGTGGATCGATGCGGATGAAATTCTTACCTCGGAATTTATTGCCGAACTGTGGCATTTGTTTCGCGATGGCGAACCACAGCATGTGGCGTATCAAGTCAACCGTCGGGTTTGTTTTGAGGGCCAATGGATCTCGCATGGGGACTGGTTCCCCGATTGGAATGTACGGCTTTTCCGTGAAAATGTTTGGCAAATGCCTGAGCGCTTGCTCCATGAAAGTCTGGAGATCACGGGGTCTATCGGCAAATTAAACAGTGTGATTGAGCATCACTCATTCCGGAGTTGGGATGATTTTTACAGCCGCAGTAAGCGTTATGCACGACTCTGGGCTGAGGAGCATTTGCGACGCCGCAGTCCACGTTTCGGCGAAGCGAAATTGCGGGGTCTGTGGCGTTTTTTCCATGGATATGTGCTGAAACGCGGATTTTTAGACGGTAAATTAGGGTTCAAAATCGCTTATGCGAACGGCGTCGGAGTGACGGAAAAGTACCGCGCTTTAATCGCGCTCAAACGTGAACGGAATTTACGCTAG
- the purT gene encoding formate-dependent phosphoribosylglycinamide formyltransferase, with translation MHLSTHMDIGTPFTSSACRVLLCGSGELGKEVVIELQRFGVEVIAVDSYANAPAMQVADRAHVIDMLDGEALRAVIEEECPAYIVPEVEAIATDTLAAIEKEGLAKVVPTARATQLTMNREGIRRLAAEELRLPTSPYQFADSREAFEAAVTEIGIPCVVKPIMSSSGKGQSIIREAGEIEAAWTYAQEGGRAGAGKVIVEGFVEFDYEITLLTVRHIGGTAFCAPIGHIQKDGDYRESWQPQPMSEKACTRAQEMAGAITNALGGRGVFGVELFVCGDEVIFSEVSPRPHDTGMVTMVGQSLSQFALHARAVLGLPIPVVEQLGPASSAVILAEGHSDNIRFTNIDDALQLPGTDLRLFGKPSVSGRRRMGVALARADDLEQAREKARHVAQKVVIQLGDATKA, from the coding sequence ATGCATCTCTCTACCCACATGGATATTGGCACTCCTTTCACCTCTTCTGCCTGCAGGGTCTTGCTCTGCGGCTCGGGCGAACTCGGCAAAGAAGTCGTGATCGAACTGCAGCGTTTCGGCGTCGAGGTGATCGCGGTCGACAGCTACGCAAACGCCCCGGCAATGCAGGTGGCGGACCGCGCTCACGTCATCGATATGCTGGACGGGGAAGCCCTGCGGGCCGTGATCGAGGAGGAGTGTCCGGCCTACATCGTGCCGGAAGTGGAAGCCATCGCGACCGACACTCTTGCCGCAATTGAGAAAGAGGGACTGGCCAAAGTCGTCCCCACCGCGCGCGCCACCCAACTGACAATGAACCGTGAAGGCATCCGGCGTCTGGCGGCGGAGGAGCTTCGGCTCCCCACTTCACCCTATCAGTTTGCCGACAGCCGCGAGGCCTTTGAGGCCGCCGTCACCGAGATCGGTATCCCCTGCGTGGTCAAGCCGATCATGAGTTCTTCGGGCAAAGGCCAGAGCATAATTCGCGAGGCCGGTGAAATCGAAGCGGCTTGGACCTATGCACAGGAAGGCGGCCGTGCGGGTGCCGGCAAGGTCATCGTCGAGGGGTTCGTCGAATTTGACTACGAAATCACGCTGCTGACCGTCCGGCATATCGGAGGCACGGCTTTCTGCGCGCCGATCGGTCACATCCAGAAGGACGGTGATTACCGCGAGTCCTGGCAGCCCCAGCCGATGTCAGAAAAGGCATGCACACGGGCACAGGAAATGGCCGGTGCCATCACGAATGCACTTGGCGGCCGGGGCGTTTTTGGCGTCGAGCTCTTCGTCTGTGGTGACGAAGTCATTTTCAGCGAGGTCTCCCCACGCCCGCACGACACTGGCATGGTCACGATGGTCGGCCAGTCACTTTCCCAGTTTGCCCTTCACGCACGGGCAGTCCTCGGCCTGCCGATCCCAGTGGTCGAGCAACTCGGACCGGCATCCTCGGCAGTCATTTTGGCCGAGGGCCACAGTGACAATATTCGCTTCACAAATATCGATGACGCTCTACAACTGCCGGGCACAGACCTCCGCCTCTTCGGCAAACCATCGGTCAGTGGTCGCCGCCGGATGGGCGTGGCCCTGGCCCGTGCCGACGACCTCGAACAGGCACGCGAAAAAGCCCGCCATGTCGCACAAAAGGTGGTGATTCAACTCGGTGATGCCACAAAGGCATAG